A window of Pseudomonadota bacterium genomic DNA:
GGGAGCGGACTGGCATCGCCGGATAGTACGAACGCTCTCCGGCTACTGCGAGGCAACGAGGGTCGTTTACACTAGGGCACTAGTGCCAGAGCATCTGTAACGGAGCCTCGTCGTGATTCAGGTCTACGAGCACCAGCTGGGAACGAACGAGCCCTTTGAAACCGTCCGGGCTCGACTCGAGGAAATCCTAAGGGCTTCGTCACCGCACTCCATATTCAAGGTTGGGCTAGCGAACCGCCCAGCCAAGAGAAAGTACGGGCATAGGCTCCCAAAGTGGGTCGGGGCCCCCACGTTCCTCGCCGAGCTCGAGCTGAATCCCGCAGACTACGCACAGGCTCAGCCCTGGCATTCGATGTACGTCATCTACGAAGCGTCCACCCGTGCTGCTGTCCGCGACGTGGAGACGCGTCTCATCCAGCTCTGCTTGCCGGAAGCGGGACTTCTTGGTCGACTGTGCTGGAATGTGCGCGCGGGCGGTGGCGGGTCGCACGGCGGCGGCGCAAGGCAATTCGTCTACGTCCTGCTGGGGTAGGCCGAGCCAGCGCATTATCCAAGCATGTTCCCCTGCGCCCGGCTCGTGCGAAGCCACCGAGCAGCGCTCGACGCGGGGCAAGAGTGTGTGGGTGCCACGGGGCCTGGCGTCGTTGCAAGGCTGCGGGCGCATGGTAAACGCGCCAGACATAGCGCAACCCGAGCAGCACTCGAGACGAAGCTATGCACAGTTCTCCGAGAGTGACGCGATCTTCGACCACGGCGAGTACCTGCCGATCGCCCCTCTGCTCATTGACAGCGCCGTTAAAAGGCGTGTGAACTCGCCGCTCACTCCGTAGCATTGGTGCTCGAGCCGCGCCAGCACTTGACGCTCCAAGAGAGATCGCTGCGCTTCCCTCGCTGCCTGCGTGCTCACTTGAGCGCTACGTGCTGCTCGAACTGGCGATCGACACGTTCGGCCGCATACACCACGCCCGTACCACATACCGCGGGCGATCTCGCGCAGCCTGTTGCAAAGTCCGATCACCGTCGGCACAGCCTCGGTGACGGGGGCAGCTCCAGGGCCCGTGCGAAAGCGTGCCGACGCGTTCCCAGTTGTCCGGAAGCAATGCCATCCCGGGACCGTCTTCCACGCACACGGTCACCTCGCCCCAACAGAGGCTCTACCGCTGGTGCTCGCCTATCGGTGCCTTGACCTTCGCCCAACGGAAGCCTGCGGCGAGCGCTATCGAGAGTGCGAAGACTGCGACGCGCAGAGGCTATCGACAGAAAGTTTCTCCTCGCCGTGACCCCCACCCCCACGAGAAGGCGCAGTTAGGGGCGAACCCATCGGACTTTCTGATCCCAAGGAGAAGGACCAATGCTTGCCAAGCAACTCTCGTGTTCGCAACGGGGAGAGCTCTCCCTCGTCGGCGCGGCGCTTACGCTCGCCCTCGCGAGCGTGCCCGTCTTCGCCAACCCGGTGCCCGAGAACATCGACTACGGAAACGTCATCGCCGAGGACGAGAACTTCCTCTACTACGCGTCTGCGCGCGATTGGGACACGGAGATCTGCCACATCAAGCACTACGGGGTGATTTACGGTCGGGTGCCGCACGGCGGTGGAGCCGGTGACCGCGAGCAACTCACGGTCTCCTGCGACGCCATTCGTCCCCAAGAGATGGTGATGACCCCGAACTACGTGTATTTCACCGAGCAAGCACCAGCGGATCCTGCCCTGGTCTACCGGGCGCCGATCGACGGTAGCGGCGCGCCCGAGCTGCTCCACACGGCGGCGAGCACTGCCATCGCCACCGATGGTGACTACGTGTACTACTTCGCGACCAGTGGGGTCATGCGCTTTTCCGCGGACGCACCGTATTCGACCGAGTTCGTCGGGGGCTACATCATCAACGGCACGGTGAACGACCTTGAGCACACCGACGGCTGGCTGTTGTGGACGGAAGCCCACGCCGCCGGCGGCGGCGCCATTCAGACGGTCCCCGCTGCGGGCGGCGCGGTGGCGCTGCTGGAAGCGACGGCGGGGACACCGTGGGACCTCACCTACGGCGACAACTACATCTATTGGTCGGAGCTGGAAGGCAAGATCTTGCGCCGGGAGCAGGCCACCGGCGTCACCAGCGTCATCTACGATCAGCTGGACCCAGTCTACGATCTCGACCTGGCGGGTGACCTGCTGGCCTTCACCCAGGGCTACGACCAATCGGGCACGATATGGCGCATGGAAGAGGGCGGTGGCCCCGCCACCCTCGTGGCCTTCGATCAGTCGGCACCGCGCAACGTCACCTTCGCCAACGGCTACGTTTACTGGAACACCTTAGGCCAGGTGAAGCGCCTACCGGACGACGCCGAGGCCACGCCGCCGGACTACATTGTCGACCGCATGGAAGTCACCCAGGCGGTGCAGGACGGGGTCCACGACATCCCGATGGTGCTAGGCAAGGCCACCTACGTACGCGTCTACTCACGCGAGGCCACGGGCGCGGGCTACGTGCCGGTGACAGCCCACCTGCACGGCTTTCGCGACGGAGTCGAGCTACCGAACTCACCCATCAGCCCGTACGGCCCGCAGATAGACCCCCAAGGGGACGTAGTGTTGCGCAGCGAGCGACTGCGGACCCTGAGCTTCGCCTTGCCCGAGGATTGGGTGCGCGGTGATCTGTCCCTGCAAGTCGAGATCAACCCAGTGGTCAACGGAGATCGCCGTTACGAGACGGACTACGGCAACAACACGTTCCCCGCCGTCGCCCAGCAAACGGTGTCGCTGCATACCTCCGAGCTATGCATAACGTCCTTCCGAGTGGCTGCCCACGACAACGACTACAACGAGTTGATCTACGATCACCACAGCCACGACTACGCGCTACAGCTCGAGCGCTCGGCCAGCCTGCTGGCAGCGCACGTCATCCCCGTGTTCCATCACGATACGCTGCGGCCCGAGGACGGCACTAGCTTTTACATGCCGACAGACTTCATGGATTTGCTAGCGACCGTGAACGCGCAAGCCAGCTGGACCGAGCACGGGTTCGTGTGCGACGACGCACGCCAGGTGTTTATGGGACTCATCCATCCGGACGCGCCCACCGAGGACAGCGGTGCGGTCTTGCCAGACACGAACTCCGGATGGAGCAAAATGCTACTTGGCACGAATTATGAGCCGTACAACCAGCCCGCCGGCGGCGTAACGCTCGCCCACGAAGCGCTGCACGCCGTTGGCTTCGATCATGTCGAGTGTGGATCGCAAGTCGATGGGCCCTTCGCTGACTACCCCTATGACCCCTGCAAGCTTGGGGGTAGCGACGATGAGGAAGCACCCTGGGGCTTTGACGGTATCAGCCGTGAAGTACTGGATCCCCTCGGTACCTACAACGGTGACCTCATGACTTACGAAACCAATCAGTGGGTCTCCGACTGGACGTGGAACGAGCTATTCCTCGACCTCTACCAACCGGCCCGGGTCCAACGGATGGCACCTTCGGAGCAGGTGCTGTGGGTAAGCGGTACCGTCGGCCGCGCGGAAGGGGGGTTGATGTTGGATCCGGCCTTCCACTTCCCCGCCGAGCAGATGACACCGCTCCAACGCCAGCTGTACGACCAAGGAATGGAGGCGCGCGCTCCTCGTCATCTTCATCGCCGAGGCAAGGCACACGGGCACAGCCACGAGCATAGTGACGGTCATAGGCACGAACGCCATCACGACCACGCAGCGATGACAGAACTGGATGGCTACGTGCTCGAAGCCCTGGATGAGCGCGGTCGTGTGTTGCACCGTCAGCCCGTCGTCGCACAGGCCGTCGTCGACGGCTCTCCCAGCCCCACAGCGCACTTCCTCGCGGTATTGCCTTGGTCCGACGGCACGGCGCAACTGCGGCTTAGCGATTCACTGACAGGCAGCGCCGTGGCGTTACAGCCGGGCGCGCATTCCCCCGCACTCTCCGTGGCGGTTACGCCTGGCGACGAACAGCTGGAGGTCGCCGTGCACGCGTCGGACTCGGATCGTGATGCGCTGGAGTTCGTTTACCAATACAGCCCAGACGGCGGGATGACGTGGACAGCCTTGGCGACCGGTACGCCGGTCACCGAATTTACCGTAGACACCACGCGTCTTGCAGGCAGCGAAGCAATCACTAGTTCGCTGGTGCGCGCGTACGCGAGCGATGGGCTGAACACTGTCTCTGCCTTGTCGGCGCCCTTCGAAGTCTCCCGCAAGGCACCGAGTGCGTTCATCGCTTCGCCGAAGAGCGGTGAAGTGATCGCGCACGGTGAGGGCGTGCTCCTACGCGGCCTTGGCGTCGATCCCGAGTGCTGCGACCGAGCGGCAGGCGAGGGGCTGCATTACAGCTGGATACTGGATGAGGAGTCTGTAGGTCTTGGCCGCTGGGTCACCGTCGAAGGGCTAGCACCCGGATGGCACTCGGCCACGCTACAGGTGATGGACCAAGACCAAATGATTGGCACCAGGGCCGTGCGTTTCGAAGTGCGCTAGCGCCTCCGAGCTGGGTAGGCGCGCCACGCTGTAGCGTGCGCGCCTACCGCTTCGCCTCCTCGCGCGATCGCGCGCCGCCGTGCCCAATCTCGCCGATCACCCGATGCATGTTTGAGCGTCTTGGCAGCCACTTGATTGGGAAGCGTGGCATCAAACACAATCGGTAAACCAATAATGCGTCGGCGGCATCTCACGTAGAGCCGCGAGCGCCAATCGCGATCAAGCCAGTATCCCCGGCTCAGTGACTAGTGCGACCCGCATTGCAGCGCAGAACGCAGAACATCAGCGATCTGCATCTTCTTCCTCGCGCTGGGCCTCGCTCAGCTCAGGCCTGAAACCAGGGTTCTAGCGGCCGCTGCGCCGCGACGGGTTCTCCAGGGCCTTTCGATCGCGGTCGGCAAGGTCGATGCAAAACGAGGGCATGCTTGGCCGAGTTTACGAGCAGCAGGCTCCCGTCAACCGGGACATCAGGTAGCTGGTGCCCAGACCTCTGACACCTGCAGTGCTTTTCTAGTCGCGGGGCGTACACACCCTGCGATAATGGCGAGGATTCCAGCGCGATGGCCGCCCGAAGATAATGATCAGAACAACTGGACTTTGCCGCAGCTTCCACGTGGGCGACTCGCTGGTGCACGCGCTCGACCATGTGGACCTTGCGATCGACAACGGCGATTTTGTCGCCGTTATGGGCCCGTCCGGCTCGGGCAAATCGACGCTCATGAACATTCTCGGCTGCCTCGACTCTCCGGACGGCGGCAGTTATCGCTTCGAGGAGCACGCGGTCGACGCCCTCGACGACGCCGCCCTGTCACGCATCCGCAATGAGAAAATCGGTTTCGTCTTTCAGAGCTTTCACCTGCTGCCGCGCATGACGGCGCTCGAGAACGTGATGCTGCCGCTCAGATACTCGAACCACGACGCGTCGATTCTCAAGCGCCGGGCAATCGAGCTCCTGACCCGACTAGGTCTCACGGATCGTCTCGATCACCGGCCAAATCAGCTCTCCGGCGGCCAGCGGCAGCGCGTCGCGATCGCTCGTTCGCTGATCAACTCGCCTCCGCTGATTCTCGCAGATGAACCCACTGGTAACCTCGACAGTCGTACTTCGGCAGAGATCATGGTGCTGTTCGAAGAGCTCAACCGCCAGGGGCAGACGATTCTCATGGTGACCCACGAGGAAGAGATCGCGGCACACGCAAAGCGCTCGATCCGCATGCGCGACGGGAAGATCGAACATGACATGCTTCATTCATAGGTGGCCTGTAACGGCTGGTTCGGGGGTGTCGAGCAAGCCCTTCCTTCCCGATCTGGGCGTTGCGCCGCCTGGCAATGGCGTTGCCATGACTCGTCGGCGCGCCTTCACCTCGGAGAATGAATGACTCACTCGACACCCCCGAACCAACCGCTACCGGCCACAAGCCTCTGCCTCCTGCTGCTAGCGCCTGCTGGCCTCGCCGCCAATCCCTTGTTGACCGGCGTGGTCGAGGACAGCGAGGCGCAGACCATCGAGATGCCGTCGCTGCCGGGCGGCTGGCAGCGGCAGATCGAGTGGATGGCGCCGGAGGGAAGCGAGGTGGGCGTTGGCGATCTAGTCGTGCGCCTCGATCCCGGCAACCTGATCTCCGACGAAGAGCAATCGCGGACCAACCTCGACAAGAGTCGGCTTTCGGCTGCACGGCGCGTAGACGAACTGCGCCTCGAGGTGATGGACGCCGAACGCGACCTGGCCGTTGCCGAGTCCCAGCTGCGCCTCGCCGAACTGGATACGGTCATCCCGCAAAGCACGATCCCGAAGATCGACTATGAGAATTATCAACTCACCTATCAGACCTACCGTAAGGAAGTCATTCGTCGCGAAGCAGAGCTGCTGAACAAGAATGCGGAGCTGGCGGATGTCATACGCGAGACCGAGTTAGAAGTCCGCCAGGCGGAGGCTAGCTACGAGCGCATTCGGATCGCCCTCGAGCGCACGGAGATCAAAGCCGAAAAGGCCGGCTTCGTCATCTACGGTGACAATCCGTTCACCGGGACCAAGGTGTTTCCGGGGGAAACGCTCTACGCGGGATTCGAGATCGCCTCGATTGCCAGTCGTGAGGATCTGCAGATCCGATTCTGGGTGCACGAGGCAGACATACTGAGCGTTCGTTCCGGCCAGAACATCGAGGTGGTTGCCGACGCGCTCGGCGGCCAGCCCTTCGCGGCCGGCGTGACCTGGGCCTCGAGCCAGGCCGTCGAGAAGACGGACTGGGGCGACGCGGGTTATTTCGAAGTACTGGCCGCACCCGTGGCGAGCATCCCCGAGTTGTTGATGCCGGGGATGAGCGTGATGGGAGCACTCAGCGGGCGGGAGCAGGAACGATGATGTCGGGTAGATTCACAGCAATCCTCTTGAGCCTGCTCATCGCGGCACCGGCGAGCGCAGAACAATGGATGCGAGTGGAGAGCGCAGACCGCCCCATCACGGTGAGTGCTGCGGGCACTGTAGGTTCTCGCGAGCCCGTACGCTTTGGTCCACCGCCAAGCCGCAGCTGGCGCATTACCATCATGGAGCTTGCCCGCGAGGGCTCGGTCGCAAAGCCGGGGGATGTGCTGGCGAAGTTCGACGGCAGCGCAACGGACGATCGGGTGCGGACGCTGACCGGTGATCTAAACGCAAGGGAATCCGAACTCGAGTCCCTTCTTGAGACGCAGGCGCGGGAGATGGAGGAGACCGTCGTCGCCCTCGCTGGGGCGAAGAGTGCAAAGGAGAAGGCGCAGCGTAAGGCCACGGTCAACCCGGAGGTCTACGCCGGTCTTGAGTACCGGAAACTGCTCGAGGAGAAGGCGCATACGGCAGACATGTACGAGCGCGAACTCGCCCGCACAGACCTGGTTACGCGGGTCAGGGAAGCAAAACGCGCCGAGCTCGAAGCCGATATCAAGCGCCTCAGGAGCGAACTGGTCGGCGCGAAACGGGAGCTCGATTCTTTCACGATCAGGGCGCCACGGGCGGGTGTTGTCATCGTCGGTACGAATCGAGAGGGACAGAAACTCGATGTTAACGAAGCCGTAAATCCTGGCATCGTCGTGGTGGAGCTGGCCGATAGGAATGATCTCATCGTCACGGCGGAGGTGCCGGAGTACGCCGCGGCCGCCCTTGAGGTAGGCCAGGCCGCCGCGGTCAGCGTGGATGCGGCGGGCGGCTCGGCGATCAAGGGTGAAGTCATTTCGGTAGCCAGTATCGTGCGGCGTCAATCCCGCTTCACGCAGGCGATGATCCGCGACGTGACGATCAGCGTGCCCGAGGAGATCATCGGGTCCCTGCGCCCCGGTATGTCGGCAAAGGTGGTAATCACGATTGATAACCAGCGTGCTGCCATTGCCGTGCCCGACAGCTCTGTGAGTTACCGCAACGGTGCCCCCGGCGTCGTCGTCCGGGGCGCCGGCTGGCAGCCCGTGGTGCTTGGACGCAGCTCCGGCGGTCAGCGAATCGTCTTGTCCGGCCTGGGCGTCGGCGATGAGGTGCAGCTATGAAGTTCCTATCAGTCGTACTGCTGCTGGTAGCCACGGTCGCAGGCGGTTGCGGTGGCGTCACCGACAGCGCGCCGA
This region includes:
- a CDS encoding ABC transporter ATP-binding protein, with protein sequence MIRTTGLCRSFHVGDSLVHALDHVDLAIDNGDFVAVMGPSGSGKSTLMNILGCLDSPDGGSYRFEEHAVDALDDAALSRIRNEKIGFVFQSFHLLPRMTALENVMLPLRYSNHDASILKRRAIELLTRLGLTDRLDHRPNQLSGGQRQRVAIARSLINSPPLILADEPTGNLDSRTSAEIMVLFEELNRQGQTILMVTHEEEIAAHAKRSIRMRDGKIEHDMLHS
- a CDS encoding efflux RND transporter periplasmic adaptor subunit — encoded protein: MMSGRFTAILLSLLIAAPASAEQWMRVESADRPITVSAAGTVGSREPVRFGPPPSRSWRITIMELAREGSVAKPGDVLAKFDGSATDDRVRTLTGDLNARESELESLLETQAREMEETVVALAGAKSAKEKAQRKATVNPEVYAGLEYRKLLEEKAHTADMYERELARTDLVTRVREAKRAELEADIKRLRSELVGAKRELDSFTIRAPRAGVVIVGTNREGQKLDVNEAVNPGIVVVELADRNDLIVTAEVPEYAAAALEVGQAAAVSVDAAGGSAIKGEVISVASIVRRQSRFTQAMIRDVTISVPEEIIGSLRPGMSAKVVITIDNQRAAIAVPDSSVSYRNGAPGVVVRGAGWQPVVLGRSSGGQRIVLSGLGVGDEVQL